The proteins below come from a single Nitrospinota bacterium genomic window:
- a CDS encoding DUF4325 domain-containing protein, producing MDTREKTFNYIVEKGSTTSKEICEFFGISRQALNKHIKELIKNNKIIKEGKTRGVVYSPLTTKKRVRFIKSFEKVYFLSNLEEDKVFHELASLLNLKGELSNSALDIALYAFTEILNNAIEHSGSEKCNVKVILDEYMFRFFIRDFGIGIFHSIFKKFNLPDENAAIGELIKGKTTTMEEKHTGEGIFFTSKSADMIFFRSHKVKLIFDNQKKDVFIEEKKFIKGTEVVFSISRSSKRRLDKIFTHFAPEEFDFKFERTRVLVKLFHKDYISRSEAKRLLYGLDKFTEIILDFKGVKSIGQGFADEIFRVFLNAYPNIIMKVENISPIIEQIINHVVDKKIKSRLTIS from the coding sequence ATGGATACAAGAGAAAAAACCTTTAATTATATAGTAGAAAAGGGGTCTACAACTAGCAAAGAGATATGTGAATTCTTTGGGATATCTCGACAAGCCCTTAATAAACATATAAAGGAATTAATAAAAAATAATAAAATAATAAAGGAAGGAAAAACGAGAGGAGTAGTTTATAGCCCTCTTACTACCAAAAAGAGAGTCCGATTTATAAAAAGTTTTGAGAAAGTATATTTTTTGTCAAATCTTGAAGAAGATAAAGTATTTCATGAATTAGCTTCACTTCTAAATCTCAAGGGTGAACTCAGCAATAGTGCTTTGGATATAGCACTCTATGCCTTCACAGAAATTTTGAATAATGCTATTGAGCATTCTGGCTCTGAAAAGTGCAATGTTAAAGTTATTCTTGATGAATACATGTTTCGCTTTTTTATTAGGGATTTTGGAATAGGAATTTTTCATTCAATCTTTAAAAAATTTAACCTGCCTGACGAGAATGCCGCGATAGGAGAACTCATTAAGGGAAAAACAACTACTATGGAGGAAAAACACACTGGGGAAGGAATATTCTTTACATCAAAATCTGCTGATATGATTTTCTTCAGATCTCATAAAGTAAAACTCATCTTTGATAATCAAAAAAAAGATGTTTTTATTGAGGAAAAAAAGTTTATTAAAGGAACTGAGGTAGTTTTTAGTATCAGCAGAAGCTCAAAAAGAAGGCTTGACAAAATCTTCACACATTTTGCACCAGAAGAGTTTGACTTTAAATTTGAAAGAACGAGGGTTTTGGTAAAACTTTTTCACAAAGATTATATCTCACGATCAGAGGCCAAAAGATTGCTTTATGGGCTTGATAAATTCACAGAAATAATACTGGATTTTAAAGGCGTTAAATCTATTGGTCAAGGATTTGCGGATGAAATATTCCGAGTCTTTCTAAATGCCTATCCTAATATAATCATGAAAGTCGAGAACATTAGCCCTATCATAGAACAGATCATAAACCATGTGGTTGACAAAAAAATTAAGTCTAGGTTGACAATAAGTTGA